The window TCGGGCCCGGTTGGCTGCCGGACGAGGTGGTGACAGTGACGCTCGACAGGCTGGCCTCGGAAGGCGCAGAGCCTATCGTTTTTCCAGACGACATCAGACTTGGGACCGAACGAGGCGGTGCTCCAGGTTCCGAACCGGAGATGGTAGGCGACGAGTTTCGGCCGCCGCGGACGGAGCCAAAGGAGTAGAGGGAGTTCCCGGACAGGCGCTTAGACTGGATATCAGAGATGGTCGACGTCAACGGCAGTGCAGGCTCGGACAGGTATGGGTTGGCAACGCTGTCGAAGGTGGATGCAAGTCGCTGGCGGGGCGTTTCCGTGTCGTCGGGCGGCGAATGGGGTTCTCCGACGAGATCTTCGCTCCAGGCGTCCGATGTGCCCGACTGCCTCCGGCTGTGCAGTCGCAGGGTTTGAGAAGCTCGTAGGGAAATTGGTGGTGAGCTGGAAGCGGCGGAGACGCTGGATCGTTCGGCGTGGACCTCCGAAGTACCCGGTTCAGCATACCGACTCTTGCTAGCGGGGGTGGAGCTGTTCAGAGAGGACGCCGAGATGCTGCGGGCATGCCGATGTCCTGACtcgtgctgctgcggctgctgcggctgctgctgctgctgctgctgctcctgttGTTGCTGCGAGCGCGGCTGCTGTCGTTGGTGAGGGAAaagcgacgtcgtcgaggggagggaggatgAGATGGTGCGTCTTCGAGAACTGTCCGGCTCGGAGGGTTCGACAGCGGAGGATGGCtgctggcgacgatgatTGTTCGTACTCGTGCTGCTAGTTCTATATCTcggcgtacttgtatgtCTCGCATCATCGGTGGAGGGGGAGGCGGTGGAGGGATTTGACGATGGAGGGTCCATAGCTGCAGTGGAGGCGCTGGGCCTCTGGCCGGGAAAAAAAAGTCTGTCCCCAGGACTGGTAGGAGCGAAAAGGTGGTTCTTGGGTCCTTGGGCGCTTGGCGAGTGAGTGACTCGCCGGCAGGGTCGAACGCAACTCGTTTCGAGCTGGATCCGTCAACTGTCGTCCATCGGCAAGGCAGGTGAGGATGAGCGTCCAAGCGACCGAAACCGTCGGCGGGTGGAAGGGTGAGGAACAGGAGGGTTTGGCCGAGCGTAGGCACATTTAAGTTAGGCTCTCTCCTGCCACAGCGCCTACCAGCGGTTTCTTAGGCCAGCCATGCCAGGCCATGCCGTAGTGCGCATCACATACCTGTGCACTCTGCTCGTCCAAGGCTGTGGAAGATGTCTAGCTAGATGTGTGGTTATGGCACATACATATATCTGGTCTAGTCCCCGGTGTCGCACTACCGATACACACATATGCCTCGTTGCTTTGTTCCGTTGCCATTGCTGACCATGCGAATGCGAACCAGGCAATCGGGGCAGCAATTGGCGGGGCATCCGAGGCTTCTCCAGGTCACTCACTCATCCAGCTCCAGGTCGTCGGATCGGCTGCAGGTGAAGACGCATAGCTTGGGTGCAACCCCTGCTCCCGTCCATTCCAGCAAGAAAGATGGTTTCCATCGGAGCCTTTTTTAAAGAGCGTCAATTTATTGTGCCTCATGAGTTGCCCACACCAATCAAGTCACGCAGAGGCAGGCAAGGCAGGCAGAAAGTCGCTGTGCACGAAAACGGGACATGCGATCATCCATATGCAACGATGGGAATGAATGCTCTGCTTCCATGATTGCAAGAAAGCTGCACGCATCATGATCTTAATGAGACATGTTTTCGGTGGttggtcgtcatcgtcgcagGAAGAAGGGTTGATTCGTGGGCAGGCTTCCCTTCCGCATGCATCCTTGAGCATTCAGGGGGCGGGTAGTAAGTACACAAAGCCgacacgtaagtacagtactccgtactaagtactgtaatagttTATAATTACTAGACTCAGGTGCCAAGTGCCTAAGTACTACCACTACTAGCACTTCTAGACtctacaactaagtacttgcaagtacagcccgagtacatgtacatgtacatgtgttgATAAGAATGCTAGGTGTGTTACTAAGTAGTAGTACATGAAACACGTACATGCTTCGTGTCTGCAGGCACTTTCCCCGCTGTCCTTTGTTGCAATTGAGAATGTGTTTCGACTGATGAAGTCGTCACGGACCACTCAGAATTGCTTCGTATGTAAATAAATATgtacatatatatatatatattctGTGTGCATCACACAAGAATAATTCAGGCAAACATGAAAGAAATATTACTGTAATACCCTTCCTTGTCGTACAATGACACTGAAATTCACCGTCCAAAGTGCTGGAGCAATATTAGGCACTACGCCGAAAATAGCCCGCGCGTTCCATAGAGAATGAAATAGAGGGGCGGCAGAAAACCACGCTCACCGCCCAATTTTTTCTGGATCGCACGACCCCAAAGCTTCCATTCAAGACATGAACAGACAAGGCAAGGAACGGTCCAGTGTCGGAGCATCGCTGCGACTTGATTTCCGAGAGTTCCTATACATCAAGATGCCGCACGCCAGCACCGATGGCCCCCTGGCTAAGCGCCAAAAGGTCACTTCCGTCGACAACCCGGTCAAGACGTTGAGCAACGCCTCTCGAATCTTTGCCCCATTTCGGGTacgccatccatccatctacTCCGTCTGTCGCTCGCTGCgttgcgacgacgacgggcctcAGCTGCTTGTGTCATCGTGTCGATGTGAAGGAAACTAATCATCTCCCTAGACTGTGGGCCTCGTGTCTCCTACGGCCGTCCCCTTCACGTCCATCCCGCTCGGCAAAACAAGCTTCCAGATCACGACATCGGTCGGGAAGTCGCTGCAGACGTATGACTTGCGCCGCGGTCTCAAtctcgtcttcgtcacccGTCCCCAGACCCCCTTTAACATCACGGCCTCCTTTGCGTGGAACAAACAACTCCTCGCGGCATGGGGTGGTTCCGGAAAGGGCGAATCCCAGGGCATCTGGCTTTTCCAGAGGGGCAAGAAAGTCGATGAACTGGCTCTTCCGTCCGATATGACCGAGCCAATCACCCAAATCCTCGTTTTCGGAACCTGGATCGTCGCCGTTGCAACGACAAGAATCGAAGTTTTCAAATCTGCCACCCTTGAGCACTACACGACGATTCACACAGTGACGGCCAGCAATAGTGGCAACCACATCACTGGCGGCATCACGAGCATGCCGACTTTTTTGAACAAAATTTTTGTCGGTCGAAAGGACGGTTGGGTGGAAATATGGAACATCAGCACCGGCAAACTCATCTTCACCATCCTGCCGCCCACGCCGGACTGCGGCTCCGTCACCTGCCTCGAGCCAACGCCGGCACTGTCCCACATGGCCATCGCCTACTCTGAGGGGCCCTTGGTCATCATCAACGTCCTCACCGGCAAGCGCGTGGTCGAGGTTGAGGCTGGGAACCCGGAGGCCCCCGTTTGCAGCATATCCTTCCGCACCGACGGAATGGGCGCCGGCAACGATGGTCGAAAGGATGGTGTCATGGCTACGGCCACCTCGGCAACCGGAGATGTGACATTCTGGGATCTCAACGGCGGAGGCCGTGTAATGGGTGTCTTGCGCAGTGCCCACAACCCACCATCCCAGGATGGCGGCAGAATCCGAGGCGGGGTGAGCAAAGTCGAGTTCTTGGCTGGCCAACCCGTCATCGTCACGAGCGGACTGGACAACTCGCTCAAGACGTGGATTTTTGACACGACTCCCTTCTCCCCCGTTCCTAGGATCCTGCATTCCAGAAGCGGCCATTCCGGCCCCGTCAACTGCCTTCAGTTCCTGCCGACCGACTTTGACGGTCCCGAGGCCGGCAACAAGTGGCTGCTCTCTGGTGGACGGGACAGGAGCCTGTGGGGCTGGAGTTTGCGTCAGGATGGCCAAAGCACGGAGCTCAGTCAGGGAAACATTcgcaagaaggccaagaaggccgGTATCCTCTCCGCGAGCACATTGGCACAtggtccgacgacgacgttggaGGACCTCAAGGCCTCGGAGATTACCTGCATCGCTTCTTCTCTCAACCGTGATGGTGGCATTGGCGCGATACCGGGGAAGCTGCCGATCTGGCTGAAGGAGCACAAGAGACAGAAGGTTACCGATGCCGAGGTCAGCGGCATGACCGGCTGGGAgagcgtcgtcaccgcccaCAAGAACGATCCCTATGCCCTCACCTGGTTCTGGGGTAGGAAACGGGCGGGCCGTTGGGCCTTCAAGACGGGGGATGACACGAACGTCTCGACGGTGGCCATCAGCCCATGTGGAACCTTTGCTCTCGTCGGTTCGGAAGGGGGGTGCATCGAAATGCACAACCTTCAGTCCGGCGTCCGTCGGCAGCGGTTCCCGTCCAAGCTGTCCCCCGAGCAGGCGAGACAACTTCGGCTGCAGCAGCTGCGCCAGGCGGACGACGTCGCTCAGCTGCAGTCCGGCACTGGCCAAAAGTTCCCTCCGGGCGTTGGCCGGCACACGAAAGCGGTGACTGGAATCGTCGTCGATTCGATGAACAAGTTGATCGTATCCTGttccctcgacggcaagatcAAGTTCTGGGACTTTCTGACGGGAACGCTGCTGGAGCAGATCGACTGGGCGCCCATGACGGCCCCCACAGCTTGCCGGTACCACGCGGCCAACAACCTGCTGGCGTTTGCGTGCAACGACATGTCcatccgcatcgtcgacatggagacgaagaagacgatCCGAGAGTTCTGGGGCCCGCAGGATGCCATCAACGACCTGTGCTTCTCCAACGACGGCCGTTGGGTGATTGCGGCGTCTCGCGACCGCGTGGTTCGGATCTGGGATCTGCCCACGAGCCACCTGATCGATGCCATCCGTCTGGAGAAGCCTTGCACGGCACTTTCCATGTCGGCCACCGGCGAGTTTCTCGCCGCctgcgtcgaggacgaacCGGGCGTCGCCATCTGGACGAACAAATCCCTGTTCAAACGTATCCCGACACGCCAAATATCGGAGAAGGAAATCGGCCTGGTCGCTGCGCCGACGGTATCTGGAGAAGGGAATCAGGGCATGCTCGAGAGTGCctacgaggaggatgagcaggatgccgacgatgccgtcgtaGCGCCTTCGGTTGAGCAGCTGAGCTCGGAGCTGATGACGTTGAGTCTCGTTCCGAAAAGTCGCTGGCAGACGTTGCTGCATCTTGATCTGATCAAGGAGCGCAACAAGCCAAAGGAGGCGCCCAAGGCTCCGGAGAAGGCACCCTTCTTCCTCccctcgacgagggacgCGCAAGTCCAAGGTCAAAAGGGGGGCAGCAAGACGGCTGAAGACGGCGCCAACTCGCGCATTACCAAACTCGACAACGCTCGCTTCGAAGAGCTGTTCTCCTCCAAGCTGCGTGATgcagcgacgacgaacaACTGTAGGTTTAACTCCCTTGCTCTCAACCCGATCGCCACCGACGCTGACATGGACGTAGACGACGAGTTCATCGAGCATTTGAAATccctgtcgccgtcgagtgCCGATCTCGAGCTACGGTCCCTGTCCGTAGGGGACGGTGATGAGGCAACTAACGAGCTTCTGCTGTTCATCCTAGCCTTGACGGCCCGTCTCAAGGCCCGCAAGGATTACGAGCTGACGCAGGCGTGGATGACGGTCTTCCTTCGACTTCACTTCGATGTCGTCATGGAAAGCGAGATGCTGCTGGCTGCGCTGAAGACGTGGAAATCGCACCAGTCGCAGGAATGCAACCGGCTGGATGACCTTGTCGGGTACTGCAGCGGTGTTGTGGGCTTTCTCAGGAGCCCACGGACGTAGAACCTTAGTCTTCCGATGGTGTATCCGATGCCATGGTTGGTCGAATCGGACGAGAAATTGGTTTGTCACGAAACGGAAATGCTGGGCGACGGGTTTGAGTCGACGGGTACATCTCCCAATAGCTGGATGTTGATATCAAGCAGTCAGTTGGGGGAGCATGTTTTTCGATCGAGGAGTAGCGCAATACGTTGTGAAGACAAAACTGAACAAGGAAATGGTCGTTTGAGCAGACGTGAGTTCATACCGTATCTGATGCTATTGCTGTCCGTGACTTGTGGTAAAGGGCACGTCGGATGGAGGAGATGATGTTCTTGGGGAGCGCGGCATACAGCGAGGCAGCATGGTCCGACAACTAACACGCAATGGGTACACGAGAGCATCAAAGTTGCCAAATTGAATATCATCAGCCTATGGAGGTTCGTATCTCTTGCTGAAGGCCAATGATACTATATGTTTGGTCTTTGCTGCTGGTGTCTGGACATCGATGACCGGCGACGAAATCGGGCATATCTACAGGGTAGGCAGCCGTTGACAGGGCCTGTGAGCAAAggaagtacaactacggagtactctctgtacttgcacagtatgGTGCAGTACGGACTGTTACGGCTCAAGGCTACAAGTAATGATACAAGTATAAGGCCtattaagtactgtatttacagtgcttacagtaagtgctgtaggtacggagtacatggatttaacacgtaagtacggagtactcagtactccgtacttaagtgttaattacatgcaagtgcttgtactcggtacatgtgGTGAACTtaggtgcttgtacggagtacaaagaGGAAAGGCTCCAGCCGGGCGGGATCCGATGCGGGGCACTGGACAAGGCTCTACAGTATCTAACACCGATCATTATTTTTCTCCAACTGGCTGCAAAATTTCCAGGTGCAACATTGTCAACACCAAAGCAGAACGCGACGATGGGCAAAAATTTCAGAGTAAGCCGAATGCCGCATCTCATCGCCCCAGAAATTGCGCAGAATTGACACGTCTACAGGGAAagggtcgacgaggaggaggcggcggccgcggcggtgcGCAATCGAATGGAGGATGGCGAGACTACCCGGCAATCCAGAAGGAAAACGAGAAGCTCCAGGAGTACTACGATGCCTTGCTCCAGCTaccggaggaggagaagacgCAGTATTGGGACGCGTTGAAGCGCGAGCTCCCCAACAGCTTCCGGTTCTGCGGATCCAAAGGGTACTGACCCCGACCCCCCCTTCCCATACCTTGTTCGACTCCGTCCGTCGTTTTCTAACCTTTGCTCCTCGATAGCCACGCGCTTGCTGTCAAGAGGCTCCTTCAGACGAGATACATTCCCGAAATAGTCAAGATCGAGCAGCAGGATGGCACAGTCGCCAAACCGCCCATGCCCGTGCCCTGGTATCCCGATGAGCTGGCCTGGTGGATGACGACGCCCAAGAACGTCGTCCGCAAGTTCCCCCCCTTCGCCGCTTTCCAGAAATTTCTTGTCTCCGAGACGAGCGTCGGAAACATCAGCCGCCAGGAAGTCGTCAGCATGATCCCGCCCCTGCTCATGGATCTTCAGCCGGGCAtggtcgtcctcgacatgTGCGCCGCGCCTGGTAGCAAGTCTGCCCAGCTCGTGGAGATGATTCaccgcggcgaggaggcccgCGTGCGAAAGGTTCTCCGATCCTTTGCGAAGGAGGACGGACTCGATCTCGGCAAGGAGACGCAGGACGagatcgacgccgacctcgaggccgacccATCGGACAACGGCCGAGCCACCGGTCTTCTCATCGCCAACGACTCCGACTACAAGCGCGGCCACATGCTCGTCCATCAGCTCAAGCGACTGTCATCCCCGAACCTCATCGTGACGAACCACGATGCTACGCAGTTCCCCTCACTCAAGCTTCCCTCGACCGACGCCTCCGATAAGCCGGTCTACCTCAAGTTCGACAGAATCCTCGCCGATGTCCCTTGCTCCGGTGACGGAACGCTGCGAAAGAATGCGAACCTCTGGAAGGACTGGAACCCGGGCAACGCACTGGGCCTGCACCTGACCCAGATTCGAATCTTGATCCGCGCACTTCAGCTCCTCAAGGTCGGTGGCCGCGTCGTGTATTCGACATGCAGCATGAACCCGATCGAGAACGAGGCTGTCGTCGCGTCGGCCATCGAGAGGTGCGGAGGTTCGGCCAACGTCGAGATCGTCGACAGTAGCGATCAGCTCCCAGCCTTGAAGCGGGTGCCCGGCATGAAGCAGTGGAAGATTATGGACAAATCGGGACGGATATGGAGTTCTTGGGAGGATGTCGAGAAGTTCGCCAAGGACGAAAACGAGGGAGTCATTCCAGGACGCGTCGTGCAGAGCATGTtccccatcgtcgacggaccCGGATGCCAGGATCTTCCCCTGGACCGTTGCATGAGGGTATACCCCCACCTGCAAGACACCGGCGGCTTCTTCATCACCGTGCTGGAGAAGAAGACCGATTTCAAAGTGAGGAATGAGAATCCGGCCAAGCAGATGCCTGCCAAGTCCAACGGCGCGGCGCCAAAGTCGACCACGACGGAAAAGGCTGCGGAGGCTGCCGAGACTGCAGAGACTGTGGAGGCGCAGCCGTCGGCCCCtgacgctgccgaggccgtcgaggccgtcgcggccgtcaCATCCGAAGTGGCTGATGCCAAGCAGGATGATCCAGTCGAGGATGAGGGTTCGAAGTCGGGTGTCAAGAGGACGCTCGAGGAaacggaggcggcggaggagcagGTGACGAAGAAGGCCAAGACCGAGGATGGACCGTCGACAGAAGCCGGTGCCCGAGAGACCGAGATGGTGAGCAAGCCGAAGAGGGGCGGACCTCCCGAGGAGCCCTTCAAGTACCTCGACCCGTCGCACCCCGTCATCCAGAACATCAAGGAGTTCTACAACATCTCGACCCGCTTCCCGGACAACCGGTACATGGTGCGAAACGAGATGGGCGAGCCTGCCAAGGCCATCTACTACACGACGGCGCTGACGCGAGACATCCTGACGGAAAACGAGGGCCGCGGCGTGCGCttcgtccacggcggcgtTCGAATGTACATGAAGCAGGAcgcgccctcggccgatgTCTGCCGGTGGCGCATCCAGTCCGAAGGCATGCCCATCCTCCAGGGTTATGTCAGCGAGCGGCGTGTCATCCACCTGCGCAACAAGGAGACGCTGCGCAAGCTGCTCATCGAGATGTTCCCGCGCATCTCGGACGGCGCGTGGCAGAACTTTGACGAGATCGGCGAGCAGATCCGCGACGCCGGCATGGGCTGCTGCGTCCTGCGTGTCgagcccgacggcgacgacgcagacTTTTCCGAGCGCATGGCCCTACCGCTGTGGAAGAGTCTTCACTCGCTCAACCTCATGCTGCCCAAGGAGGACCGCGCGGCCATGTTGCTGCGCATCTTCAACGACACCTCGCCGCTCATCAACGTGACGCTGCAGAAGCAAAAGGCGAATGGCCAGCAGCCGGCTGCTGCCAAGACggaggaggccgccgagaGCCTCGCCGTTGCGGATGCGGAGGAGGTGCCTGCGTCGGAGCCCGCGACGGAAGGGCAGCATGATGTCAAGGAGGAATCATGAAGAGGGGGAAGCACCAAAAAGGAGCAAGTCATGGTCAACATAAATCTCTGCGTCTCTCAGTGGCTCGGATGAACGGTAGTGGGATTCGTGTAGTAGTATAGTACGTAGGTGGGGATAGTGCGCAATCTCATCTGTCATGAAGAACATCCTGCACTGTCCTGGAATATCCCACGGTAGACCTGTATAATGGTACATCGCCACGCAGAGGGAGGTTGTGTGCAACATTGACTGACGGTGCCGAAGTATGAGCAGCCCCGGCAGACAGACACAATGGTGGTACTTGCCTGCATCTCGGTCGTTGGCTTGTTCGCCACACGTGCATCATCTACTCATCCAAGAGGCCGACAGCCCAGTGGACGATGCGATCGACGCCCTGACCGTTGATGGCACTGACGGGGATGGCCGCGCAGTTCTTGGTCcaggcaccgtcgacgccgctcggGTGCGGCACCGTTCCGCTCTTCACCCTCTCGAGGTAGGCCTTGAGGTTGGCAAAGTTGTCCTGGGTGCCGGGCAGGTCTGCcttggtggcgacgacgaaccaAGGCTTTCCGGCAATGTGCAGGGCGGGAGAAGACGTCGGCTCCTCGGCAAGGCCGGGACCGAGGTTCAGCGGACCATGGGCAACGTCGGAAGCGAGGTTCCAGTCGACGCGCGAGTCGACCTCGCGGTcacgctcctcgtcgtcgcgcatCTGGGCGTAGAGGCCAACCTCTCGCCacagggcgtcgagggcgcggacggcgttgccggcggcgagatcgacgacgaaggcgagcaggccggccCGCTCGACGTGGCGCAGgaaggcgatgccgaggccgcggtCGAGGTGAGCGCCCTCGATGAGACCGGggatgtcggcgacggtgaatCGCGTgcgggcctcggcggcaggctCCGTCGGCGTGGCGTGCGGAGCGAGCGGGTGGCGAGGAGTCTTGGGCTGCATCTGGATGGCGGGCCGGCCCGAGTacttgtcgaggacgacggtgccgatgtTGGGCTGCAGAGTGGTGAAGGCCCAGCTGCCGACGCGGGTGCGGCTGTTGGTGAGGGCGCGCAGGAGGGTGCTCTTGCCGGCGTTgggcaggccgacgaggccgacgtcggcgaggagcttgagctcgagggcgacggtcATGGAGACGGCCTCCTCACCCTTGGTGGCGAACAAGGGACGGGGGTGGTCCCTCGAGGTGAAGTGCGGGTTGCCGAgaccgccgatgccgccggcggcgaggaggatgggcGCGGGCGTGGGACGCGAGAGGTCGAGATATACGGGGGACGGTGGCTGCTGCAGAAGACGGGTGCGGGTTGGGAGCCGAGGGAAGGATGCGCTCTTCATCTCGGACTTGGACATGCCCGGGTAGAGGAGCCACTTCTGGCGCTGAGGGTCGTCGAGTTCGAGATCGGCGTCCTGCTCGTCCACCCACTGCTCGGCCTGCCTTCTCTTcctctcgccgacgtgctccttcccgccctcgtcctcgaccggcttCGCGACGGGGACCGGAGCCTGCTGCAGCTCCTTCCTCCTCTGCTTCTGGGCCGACTTCcaggcggcgatggtgacggcctcgtcggcggccgggtCCTGGCGGTCGAGCTCGCGGACGATGGTGCCGACGGGGACGGTGATGATgacgtcctcgccgcggGAACCGCCCTTGGCGCTGCCCTGGCCATGCTTGCCACGGCCGGCGCGGACGaagcgacggcgggcgagctTGTGGAGCGATGTCTCGCCGTGGGCGGCCTGGATGTagacgctgccgccggcaccgccatcgccgccgttgggAGGACCGTCGGGCAGGTAGGCCTCGCGCTGGAAGGAGATgcagccgctgccgccgcggccggcgCTGAGGGTGAGCTGAGCGATGTCGGCGAAGGAGGGGGCGCTGTAGTCGTCGGGAGCGGGGTTGAGGCGTGACCGAGGGAGGCCGTTGACCGTCTtggtcgccgaggacgagcagcggCACGTTGCGGCTCCGAAGGCTTTGGAGATGGAgaggggacggggacggggacggaggAGGGTTGGGTAGAGAAAGGGGGTGAGGGTCAAGGCCATTATGGTGGTGACACACTCGCCCGGGATCCCAGGAGCGGGAGGGATGGTGAAGTAAGGTGGTGATTGAGGGATGCTTGcgtggcggcgtcggaggTCGAGATGAAAACTGATGAGAAGGTGAATGATTTCTTGACAGCTGATAAGATAAGGAACCCTGGACGCTGATGCGGACAAGATGCACTAATattactactgtacggagtgctccgtgcttacagcaagtacacctacttacttagtagGTAATTACAGCTAagacggagtattactccg of the Drechmeria coniospora strain ARSEF 6962 chromosome 01, whole genome shotgun sequence genome contains:
- a CDS encoding methyltransferase produces the protein MGKNFRGKGRRGGGGGRGGAQSNGGWRDYPAIQKENEKLQEYYDALLQLPEEEKTQYWDALKRELPNSFRFCGSKGHALAVKRLLQTRYIPEIVKIEQQDGTVAKPPMPVPWYPDELAWWMTTPKNVVRKFPPFAAFQKFLVSETSVGNISRQEVVSMIPPLLMDLQPGMVVLDMCAAPGSKSAQLVEMIHRGEEARVRKVLRSFAKEDGLDLGKETQDEIDADLEADPSDNGRATGLLIANDSDYKRGHMLVHQLKRLSSPNLIVTNHDATQFPSLKLPSTDASDKPVYLKFDRILADVPCSGDGTLRKNANLWKDWNPGNALGLHLTQIRILIRALQLLKVGGRVVYSTCSMNPIENEAVVASAIERCGGSANVEIVDSSDQLPALKRVPGMKQWKIMDKSGRIWSSWEDVEKFAKDENEGVIPGRVVQSMFPIVDGPGCQDLPLDRCMRVYPHLQDTGGFFITVLEKKTDFKVRNENPAKQMPAKSNGAAPKSTTTEKAAEAAETAETVEAQPSAPDAAEAVEAVAAVTSEVADAKQDDPVEDEGSKSGVKRTLEETEAAEEQVTKKAKTEDGPSTEAGARETEMVSKPKRGGPPEEPFKYLDPSHPVIQNIKEFYNISTRFPDNRYMVRNEMGEPAKAIYYTTALTRDILTENEGRGVRFVHGGVRMYMKQDAPSADVCRWRIQSEGMPILQGYVSERRVIHLRNKETLRKLLIEMFPRISDGAWQNFDEIGEQIRDAGMGCCVLRVEPDGDDADFSERMALPLWKSLHSLNLMLPKEDRAAMLLRIFNDTSPLINVTLQKQKANGQQPAAAKTEEAAESLAVADAEEVPASEPATEGQHDVKEES
- a CDS encoding WD repeat containing protein 36, whose translation is MNRQGKERSSVGASLRLDFREFLYIKMPHASTDGPLAKRQKVTSVDNPVKTLSNASRIFAPFRTVGLVSPTAVPFTSIPLGKTSFQITTSVGKSLQTYDLRRGLNLVFVTRPQTPFNITASFAWNKQLLAAWGGSGKGESQGIWLFQRGKKVDELALPSDMTEPITQILVFGTWIVAVATTRIEVFKSATLEHYTTIHTVTASNSGNHITGGITSMPTFLNKIFVGRKDGWVEIWNISTGKLIFTILPPTPDCGSVTCLEPTPALSHMAIAYSEGPLVIINVLTGKRVVEVEAGNPEAPVCSISFRTDGMGAGNDGRKDGVMATATSATGDVTFWDLNGGGRVMGVLRSAHNPPSQDGGRIRGGVSKVEFLAGQPVIVTSGLDNSLKTWIFDTTPFSPVPRILHSRSGHSGPVNCLQFLPTDFDGPEAGNKWLLSGGRDRSLWGWSLRQDGQSTELSQGNIRKKAKKAGILSASTLAHGPTTTLEDLKASEITCIASSLNRDGGIGAIPGKLPIWLKEHKRQKVTDAEVSGMTGWESVVTAHKNDPYALTWFWGRKRAGRWAFKTGDDTNVSTVAISPCGTFALVGSEGGCIEMHNLQSGVRRQRFPSKLSPEQARQLRLQQLRQADDVAQLQSGTGQKFPPGVGRHTKAVTGIVVDSMNKLIVSCSLDGKIKFWDFLTGTLLEQIDWAPMTAPTACRYHAANNLLAFACNDMSIRIVDMETKKTIREFWGPQDAINDLCFSNDGRWVIAASRDRVVRIWDLPTSHLIDAIRLEKPCTALSMSATGEFLAACVEDEPGVAIWTNKSLFKRIPTRQISEKEIGLVAAPTVSGEGNQGMLESAYEEDEQDADDAVVAPSVEQLSSELMTLSLVPKSRWQTLLHLDLIKERNKPKEAPKAPEKAPFFLPSTRDAQVQGQKGGSKTAEDGANSRITKLDNARFEELFSSKLRDAATTNNCRFNSLALNPIATDADMDVDDEFIEHLKSLSPSSADLELRSLSVGDGDEATNELLLFILALTARLKARKDYELTQAWMTVFLRLHFDVVMESEMLLAALKTWKSHQSQECNRLDDLVGYCSGVVGFLRSPRT
- a CDS encoding GTPase MTG2, mitochondrial; amino-acid sequence: MALTLTPFLYPTLLRPRPRPLSISKAFGAATCRCSSSATKTVNGLPRSRLNPAPDDYSAPSFADIAQLTLSAGRGGSGCISFQREAYLPDGPPNGGDGGAGGSVYIQAAHGETSLHKLARRRFVRAGRGKHGQGSAKGGSRGEDVIITVPVGTIVRELDRQDPAADEAVTIAAWKSAQKQRRKELQQAPVPVAKPVEDEGGKEHVGERKRRQAEQWVDEQDADLELDDPQRQKWLLYPGMSKSEMKSASFPRLPTRTRLLQQPPSPVYLDLSRPTPAPILLAAGGIGGLGNPHFTSRDHPRPLFATKGEEAVSMTVALELKLLADVGLVGLPNAGKSTLLRALTNSRTRVGSWAFTTLQPNIGTVVLDKYSGRPAIQMQPKTPRHPLAPHATPTEPAAEARTRFTVADIPGLIEGAHLDRGLGIAFLRHVERAGLLAFVVDLAAGNAVRALDALWREVGLYAQMRDDEERDREVDSRVDWNLASDVAHGPLNLGPGLAEEPTSSPALHIAGKPWFVVATKADLPGTQDNFANLKAYLERVKSGTVPHPSGVDGAWTKNCAAIPVSAINGQGVDRIVHWAVGLLDE